From one Humulus lupulus chromosome 8, drHumLupu1.1, whole genome shotgun sequence genomic stretch:
- the LOC133794803 gene encoding F-box protein CPR1-like, whose product MQKHTETLFFSFTGQNPSPTHQKPTTMTRLSEDAIANILSRLHVKDLLRYRCVSKPWRFLVDSPRFIKMHLNHSKETHSNSTLILGDQRLLHSVDLDTLDSPVRLVSPIYDGGEIEILGCCNGLLALEFANGGTVIWNPSTRKYRKVPISGLIDLPFPDNLYEYGIVGFGYDPVNDDHKLARMVHYFKKDVRSVHLFHSEVKVYSLNFNTWKRVCDFPYQGCHRGKSILVGNSFHWLMGLQYGTKSSTITVAFDFVTEKYHQIPRANRNTKGKDYYSTMTELGGWLCDVVKFGKYSEKADYVDFWVMKEYGVKESWTKLLTVVPSNVTGSFKSLMPLAYFKSSHQILFDQDDEKFMLYDLEKKEAKSVKNYPRSFQKIACVRGLIGVGGGDEPNSGKKAEEDGNKKNKEKDKQQPSGKKRDDFLSKGFKLVL is encoded by the exons atgCAAAAACACACAGAGACCCTTTTTTTCTCCTTCACTGGACAAAACCCTTCCCCTACCCATCAGAAACCGACTACAATGACGAGACTTTCAGAAGACGCCATCGCCAACATCCTATCCCGATTACACGTGAAAGATCTTCTCCGCTACAGGTGCGTCTCCAAGCCCTGGcgcttcctggtcgatagtcctCGTTTCATAAAGATGCACCTCAACCATTCCAAGGAAACTCATTCCAACTCCACCCTCATTCTCGGAGACCAGCGTCTCCTCCACTCGGTCGACCTTGACACTCTCGACTCGCCTGTACGTCTCGTATCCCCAATATACGATGGAGGCGAAATCGAGATTCTGGGCTGCTGTAATGGCTTGCTCGCTCTGGAATTTGCGAATGGAGGTACGGTTATCTGGAATCCATCTACTAGGAAGTACAGGAAGGTACCCATTTCTGGTCTTATTGACCTCCCCTTTCCGGACAATCTATATGAGTATGGAATCGTCGGATTTGGGTATGATCCTGTAAACGACGATCATAAGTTGGCAAGGATGGTACATTATTTTAAAAAAGATGTTCGCAGTGTTCACTTATTCCACTCTGAGGTCAAAGTTTATAGCCTAAATTTCAACACTTGGAAGAGGGTTTGTGATTTCCCTTACCAGGGTTGTCATCGTGGGAAAAGCATTCTTGTGGGCAATTCGTTTCATTGGTTGATGGGGCTACAGTATGGCACTAAATCTTCCACCATTACTGTTGCATTTGATTTTGTCACGGAAAAATACCACCAAATTCCACGTGCTAACAGAAATACTAAGGGTAAAGACTATTACTCGACTATGACGGAATTGGGTGGGTGGCTTTGTGATGTAGTAAAATTCGGAAAGTATAGTGAGAAAGCGGACTATGTTGACTTCTGGGTTATGAAGGAATATGGGGTTAAGGAGTCGTGGACTAAGCTTTTAACCGTGGTACCGTCAAATGTGACCGGTTCTTTCAAATCTTTGATGCCTCTTGCGTATTTTAAGAGCTCCCATCAGATTCTTTTTGACCAGGACGATGAGAAGTTTATGCTCTATGATTTGGAAAAGAAGGAGGCTAAGAGTGTGAAGAACTATCCTAGAAGTTTTCAAAAGATCGCTTGTGTGAGAGGCCTCATTGGAGTTGGTGGAGGTGATGAGCCCAATTCTGGGAAGAAGGCAGAGGAGGACGGGAACAAGAAAAACAAGGAGAAGGATAAGCAGCAACCAAGTGGGAAGAAGCG GGATGATTTCTTGTCCAAGGGATTTAAGCTGGTGCTATGA